Below is a genomic region from Helianthus annuus cultivar XRQ/B chromosome 2, HanXRQr2.0-SUNRISE, whole genome shotgun sequence.
TTGTTGGGAGCTTCTACGCGGAAATCCTAAATGGTCTAACGTACCGAGCAAGACGTCTAGTGGTAGACGTAAAGCAAAATGGTCCAAAACATCATCCTCGGTTGATCCGGAAACACCCACTTCCAATGCTCGAAACGTCGACTTAAACATTAATTTGGACGATGAGGATGAGGATGTCGAGTTGGCGCGACCGCCCGGTAGAAGAAGTGGGAAAAAAGGGGGAAAAATGGAGTCGTCTTCGGCTAATTTCGAAATGAAGCAAGATTTCGAAGAGATGAACCGACGCCTACAAGACATTCGAGACCTCGGTCATAGGCGTTTAGAGACAATGTAAGAAAGAAAcgttaaaaacaaacaatttgcCGCGCTACGAGAATCGAGGCAAATGGAGAAAGAGATAGAATTTTTGTCTAAACCAATCGATCACCTCGTAGGAGACGCGTTGATCCTAGCGGAAATGCGTCGAACAAATCCGTAACACATACAGACTTtagattttatgttttatttttttgcattttttgagttttttttttttaatttttagcaatgtagtttttttatttaatgaaatattatttgtttaattttgaaaagaaaaacaaaaaaaaaaagaaataattgGTTGGGACATTAtaccactacacccattttaaacAAATAACCTAATGTAGTCTGGACCGCCACATGACGAATAATGCCCAATGATAGGGCATTATCTTCACCTCCCACTACACTTGGTCTCATATCTCTTCCCTTAAAAAATGACGTTAAAAGTTATCAATTTTCTCCTTTAAACATGATTATTGGTTTTTAAATTCTCGTATCAACATAAGGGGTAGAGGTTCCTATAAAAAATGGTTTTTTGTGAGAAATGTAAGAAAGAATgtacaccattagatctttgatctaatagTTAAGATcataatggcaaaattgtaaataatgtttactattaaacatattatttttcttgattaagggtatataggtaaatttaacatttttaaattaagaaactaacaataatgcacatgtaacttcctcccgtcttttttaaacgtcaataactttttatgcgtaacttttttttttaaaaattacactataatgacgagcgtttttttatctttaatatgagtaccatattgctatatttatatagagaaaaaaatatgtttcgatcagatgtttagtctatgaatggtgttatatacttacggaatggtgttatatagttgCTAAATGGttttatatacttactgaatggtgttatatatacttgttgaatggtgttatatacttactgaatggtgttatctacttactgaatggtgttatatagttgCTGAATGattttatatacttactgaatggtgttatatacttgttgaatggtgttatatacttactgaatggtgttatatacttactgaatggtattatatacttgctgaatggtgttatatacttgctgaatggtgttattgtTGAGTATGAAGCCACTTGATCAAGTGGACATCAGAATCTCTGACAGGATAAGAGGATAAGGGGTAGGGGCCATTATTCAGAGATCTTGTTTTGGGacaattttctctttcttcaatcTCTATATAATAGATTCATTTGTACTGTAAACCTTGTACCTCACCCAAGCTAAATATAAACTCCTAGTTACCCCTGGACGTAGGTCAGTttagaccgaaccacgtaaatcctTTGTGTTCTTGATTGTGGCAGATTGTGTGAGAGCAGAGTGTGTGTGGTGTGAGTTCGTGTGTGAGAGTGTCCGATCCTAACAGCTGGTATCATAGCTCAGGCTCGTGTTGTTGAACTGAACAGAAACCGAACAGAATGAACAGAAACCGAACAGAAACGAAGGTGTAGAAGAAGAAGATACCTGAAGGTGCAGAAATCTGAACTAGGGTTCCGGTTTGCATCAGTTTCTACCGGATTGTTCACGTCATCCATTTTCTGTTCGAAGCCGCTATCGCCCACACCGCCGGATTCCGTCAGAATCACGGCCACCACCATCAGAATAGCCTCCACCGCCATCAGAACCGCCTCCAACGTCATCAGAATCGTCTCCACAGCCGACAGAACCGCCGACAGAACCGCCTGTCATCTTCCCGCCACCAGCCGCCGCCTAGGGTTTCGAATTAGAAACCATTGTTGCCGAATATCGCATCTAGGGTTTCAAAATCGAAGGTTTAGGGTTTCGATTTTGCTTGGGGTTTGCTGCATTTCAGAATGAGAGAAGTTTTTTTCTTTGTTCTGTGTGtaggaagaagaagaaagacagGCGTGTTTCATTTTGGTGGAGAAGTAACGGTTTTCAATTTGAACAGAAGGCCCCTCAACTTTAAAAGAAAATTGGGTTTAgttctttttatttaatcctttGGCAGTACTAGCCTAACTTTTATTTTTTCAAAGAACTAAAATTTTTTGGGGCATTAGGCAGAAGGTTTAAAATTTTCAAGATCAGTTTTTTGTCCGGTTAAACAAGCAAATTTTCAGAGTATGGTTTCGTTGAAGATCGAAGAAACAGAACCGTAGACCAGTGCTTGTTTTGGTTGTTTCAGTTTGATTTTCGGTTTATTTTTTCGATTTTAGTTTCGTTTAGTCGTGTTTGAGTTATCATGGCAGAAGACGGGAAGGTGCAAATCGACAAGTTTAACGGTACAAATTTTAGCTGGTGGAAGATGCAGATTGAGGCATTATTGGTTCAAAAAGATCTTGATATTGTGTTATCAGGAGTTAGACCAGAAAGGGTGGAACCAGCAGATTGGGAATCAAAAGACAGGAAAGCCAGGGCAGTTATTACATTGGCGTTATCAAAGACTGTGGCATTCAACATCATGAAGGAAACCACAACTAGTGGCATGATGTTAGCCCTATCTAACATGTACGAGAAGCCTTCGGTAGCTAATAAGGTCTTTCTGATTCGAGAGCTGGTGAATACTAGGATGAGGGAAGGCAGTTCAGTCACAGAGCACATCAACAAGTTGAATTCGATTTTGGCCAGACTTGCGTCAGTGAGCATCAAATTCAAAGATGAAGTTCAAGCTTTGCTACTGTTATCTTCTTTGCCAGACAGTTGGTCCGGAACTGTTACAGCGATTTCCAGTTCATCAGGTACCAACGGATTTACTTTTGAAGGGATTCGTGATTTTATTCTAAGCGAGGATGTCAGAAGGAGAAGTTCGAGTGGATCGTCGAGTGAATTACTGAATGTTGGCAGAGGAAGGAAGAATAACAGAGATAGTCGGAGCAGGAACAGAAATAGGAGTCAGTCTAGGGCTCGAGGTGATGTAACCTGTAGGAACTGCAAAGAGGTAGGACATTTTAGGAATCAATGTCCAAATGAGAAGAAAGAAGTTAACGCTGCAGTAGCCCACTCAAATGATGATGTTTTGATCTGTAGTGTGGAAAGCAATGCGGATTCCTGGGTTATGGATTCGGGAGCTTCATTTCACGATACCCACAACAGTGAAGCACTGCGAAATCTAAAAGAATGTGATTTTGGTAAGGTAAGACTGGCGAACGATGAGGTTCTTGATGTGACGAGCATGGGTGACTTAGATCTGAAGACTCCAGTCGGTTCATGGACTTTGAAGGATGTCAGGGTGATTCCAAGCTTAAAGAAACAGTTAATTTCTGTTGGGCAGTTGGATGAACAGGGGCACGAGGTTAAGTTCAGGAACGGGCAGTGGAAGGTTCTAAAGGGAAATCTAGTCGTAGCTCGAGGAAAGAAAAGGGGTTCGTTGTATATGGTCAGTTTACCGTCTGAGGGAGTAACCGTCCCAGTTTAGAAGAAGACCAAGATCCGGTTCACAGAATCTCGTGGGCAGAAGAAGGCTTGTTTTGCAGGAGAAAAACCCAGAGCCACAGGTCAGATTCAGATTGAACGTGCTAGGAAAGGTTCAGAGAAACCAGTCAGGGGTTTTCGTGGCAGTGGGAGCACAGGTAGTGCTTTAGTCAGAACTCCCAGACGACAGTGGGTTAAGAGAACCAGTATTCCAGTGGCAAAAGTCTCTCCAGTGAATTACCTGCTTTACTCGGAGAGTGTTAGTTCTCAGGTTTtctcagaatcaggcagttcGTGTCAGTGGGAGCCGGTAGAGACAGAGAACGGGTCAGGGGCAGATTTAGCCATGACTGGTGAGTTGAGGCTCAGTGGGAGCTTCAACGGGCCTTCAAGTTAATTGAAGAAAAGGCCGGGTAACTAGGAAGGAACTAAgatcaaaagttttttttttacagAAATGCAGATGCATAGTTGAAGCACAGGTGAAGATTATCACGTGGcttcaagtgggagattgttgagtATGAAGCCACTTGATCTAGCGGACATCAGAATCCCTGACAGGATAAGAGGATAAGGGGCAGGGGGCCATTATTCACAGATATTGTTTTGGGccaattttctctttcttcaatcTCTATATAAGAGATCAATTTGTATTGTAAACCTTGTACCTCACCCAAGCTAAATATAAACTCCTAGTtacccgtggacgtaggtcagcttagaccgaaccacgtaaatcctTTGTGTTCTTGATTGTGGCAGATTGTGTGAGAGCAGAGTGTGTGTGGTGTGAGTTCGTGTGTGAGAGTGTCCGATCCTAACAGTAATATATTTActgaatagtgttatatacttgctaattggtgttatatacttgctgaatggtgtttatagagatcttttaaaaaaaattcagttcctataattaaggtggcggttatgggaagtttttaattaattgaattaatgataaaattacttgtttacccttttaaATTAATTTAGATTTAGAACACATGTCgtctccacaatatttctcacctttctcacacttttaaccgtttttacaataaccttaccctatataagGTATGCATAactagggaaaagatcaaataggaagttaattttcgctaggaaggataggaagccataggattatgacatgtggcaaattttaaaataaagagaaagggtattttagtcaatccaactccttcttcttcctttttcaaaacccagtaaattcaaaaacccaccattttcaaaacccaccatcttcaactatttcttcactttctatcttaatagtcactacattatagtgtgattttcatcaccaatcaatgattcagaacccgatcaacgtgttcttcagctttttttttttgaagaaaacccagtttaatttcataaaaaaatctcgttttttccggtgattttggagataatcactcgattcgttcgattcgagcgttgataagtgtttctatcattcaaattttgtcaattgatgaagaaatcggcttcgatccatgtaagaaattctttaatttcattttcatgatctgggtttttgatttagtcattgcgttttacgatctttgcgagggtccgggggcggcaggccccggtagcggggtcccaggggcggcagcccctggctggggttgagctcatttaggtgttttcagtcaaTTTGTCAAtttcgattaaattgctgtactaaaaacgcatcagaaaaattaattttcaataaattggctcatttaggtaaaacacattttttaggtgttttcagtccattgcgttttagaatgagtcatttttaagtgttttctagccattgcgttttacatataagacatttctttgtgtttttggtgcattgcgttttagaaaacagacattttaagtgtattctagccattgcgttttacgaataagtcatttctttgtgttttttgtgcattgcgttttaggtaaaacacatttttatgtgttttctggccattgcgttttacaaataagacatttctgtgtgttttctggccattgcgttttacaaataagtcatttctttgtgtttttggtgcattgcgttttaggtaaaacacatttttatgtgttttctggccattgcgttttacaaataagacatttctatttgttttctggccattgcgttttacaaataagtcatttctttgtgtttttggtgcattgcgttttagaaaaatgtcattttttaggttttttttttcattgcgctTTACGTAACTGGttgtttttctattgcgttttacgcaactaggtttaaattttttttttaaaaatatagcAAAAGTacactcgttttaaagataaaaaaacgctcgtttttttggtgcaatttttataaaaaaaaattgtcgtatgaaagagttattaacgtttaaaaaatgggggggggggaattggaggagagagaaactactGGCTTGGAtggactagaatgcccttgaacaaactcacgcgtcTCTTttattcctttcaatttccctgatttaatcttagcccttgattaacttaatggatggtcaagatcacttcctatcctttctagccaaataaacttcctattgtatctccaccctacaTAACTATTGACGGAACTTAAAATAATATCTTATATTTATCGCTTCCTAAAActattaaatatttaataattaaattaaaaatatataataataaaaaagccCACATAATATTTAATCTATCTCGATACATCAATTTACATAGATTAAGAAGTAGAAAACGAGAAAACCATATATTGATTTTTAAGCCGAACATCGTAGGCTTCGTATAAATGTTTTGGACCTCTAAATAGATCGTAAGgattattaatattataattattaactaattaaattttaaattaattgtTTAGATCGATGGAGATTAGAGGTGTTATATATGCGAATATTATAATCCAGAATTATGCAAACAATGCAGTGATATATATTTAGAAAATTCATGTAACCGTAGCATTAGAAATCTGGGTAGAAACATGCGATTAGTCAAACTAACACAAGATAGAAACAATTAAAAAGAATATTACCAGTTCAAGAAAAATAGAAAAGACAATAATATTACCAGTTCAAGAAAATAGAAAAGACAGTAACACAAACAAGtattataaaagtaaaaaaatatataaaaaagtaAAACATTTAATTTGTATTTATATTAGAATTTGAAGTATATATAACAAGGGGATGATTCAAATAAAAACCACTTTTAacgtgaaaactcgaaaactaactaaaaaagcctaaaaaacacacaaatttttttttcaattttttttttactaaaaatcgctagtttttgtatataaaaaaactttttttttgtagtacacatgtgtaataattcacatgtgtactattacatgtgcactacaattttttttttaaaaaaaaaaaaaagttttttttatatacctaaaatagcgaaaattggtatgcaaaaaaaaaaaaaaaaatgggtatattttttttaggcttttttagttagtttttcaaGTTTTCGCGTTaaatagtggttttcatttgaatctTCCGCATATAACAAGTAAATATAAGCTAAAAGAGGGTCCGATTAGCGGCCCCCTAAAAGATAACATATCACATCCTCATTTTCTAAACTTTAAAACCATTTGGCCCAAACTCAAATTTAAAATCCATTGGCCCATCGTAATAGTCGGCTCAgcttaaatgtttaaaaaaacaTGAGCAGAAACAGCAAACCTTACCTCGTACAACGAAGCTCGATGACTACAAatagaaaaaaaaagtaaaagaaaaataattaTACCTGTATATTAAAATGCAATGTTTAGCTACACTGAATCTTATATTGACTTGTATGTGAGTCACAACTCAAACAAAGCTTTATAACTATATTGGGgagagagtttttttttttttttttttttttttttttttttttgtaaatatgtaattttttgTTGTGGTTTTTGGTCGGTCCGGTTTGGGTTGGCTAGTTGTTAATgaagtttacttttcaaaaaaaaaaaaaataactatattATTAAAATCAGAGCCGTCCCCGAaaactcttgaaaaaatttaggccTCAGGCGGCGAAAAGACTtgggcccaaaattatggttaagggtaaatgaattacaaaaataaaaacattgtgaTGAAGCATAGACTCGAACTTCAGACCTTTACATTATTTTGAGATGTTTTTTACCACTACACCACTGGTACTTTTTTGCATAATAAATGGataaatatactaaatatataatttaataaatatatacaagcaTATAAAGACTTTTCGGGCCCTTTAAAATTTTGGGCCTAGGGCGTCGGCACGGGAATTGCCGGGCCCAGATTAAAATGCAATGTTTAGCTATATTAAATCTTATTTGACTTGCATGTGAGTCACAACTCTAACCAAAGGTTGCCATGTGGTTGTTTTTCGCTTATAAATTTTGAGATACGATGCTTTAAAAAAATCCGTGCACGCTGTCATGACGAGCTTATTTTTATCAAACATATagatataaattttattacaaGTTTGGAGGTGATTAGCAAATTAGCAAGGATCACCTGTTTAAACTTGTGGCTAAGTGTCTAGATCGTTCCTAATCTAGAGATTTCTAAAAATAATCAACATCGCGATCTTAATTTTAAGCAGGCTGTGACATTCTCCCCCACCTAATCTGTCGAAGTCCTCGTCGAACCTTCATAGTACTTCTTGATCTCGTCCCAGATATGCCGTAGTGAATTTCCAGTTTCCCAACTCGTTTCGCTATCCCACAGATTCTTCCACTCGATTAAGTACTCCTTGTAACTTGGCACTCCTCAACGTCGGATGGTCCGGTCGGACATGACCTCGGAAACCTCTCGATCAAAAGATGTCACAGCTGTTGTTGGTGCCCGTTTAGCCACCTTACCAAGGGACGTTTGGGCCAAGTATGCTTGTTCATGCCATTCCTTTAAACTTTTGAAAGTAGTTGGACTGTTACCATCATAAGACGCAACTAAGGCATTTGGGATCAAAGGTTGACGTGCCATTACTATCTTGAAAGGACTCTTCCCCGTTGCCTCGCTTTCTACATATTTTAAGATAATTGTGGAACATTTAAAAGTTTAGACAAATCTCATTGGTTAGAACTTACATAGTGGCGAAGGTACAACTCAAGTAGCGAGCGGACCCGTTTTGTCTGTTCGTCCGTTTGGTGATGAAATCAGTTCAATCGCAAACCGGTAAAGGCAACTAGTCTGACCGACCCATCTAAACCGACCGGCTTGGTATGTCATTATCCAAAACTATTGTGGGCGGTCTTACCtattatttaaaaccaatttaactACAGTTATCATTACTTGATTAGTGATTACactatatttaattattttaaaacacATTGACATAGGTAGACGTTTAACAGGCGATAGTTATACGTAGGGGTATAAACGAGCtgggccgagcccgagctcgactagGCTCGAGCTCAGCTTGTCAAGTTTTTTTGAAGCTCGAGCACCACCACCATTATCATCCCCACCACTACAGCACCATCATCCCCACTACACCACCATCCGCACCATCCTCCTCACCACACACAACTCTACCATTCCAACCAACTTAAACAAACAAATATATCTCCAGTTTACCCCAAAATCATGTCAATAGGTGATCAATTTGCTATAAAACAAAAAagtcaaaattagggtttataacaTATTTAGGGTTTTTTCTTACCATAATATCATAAATTGAATTAGTTAATGCATCATCAGACATAATTCTACTAAATCCAACCAACTCTCCAGTCATAGGAGTTGACTAAATGACTCGCCGGCAACAAGTTCCGATGGAACGAATGGTTGCAGGTACTACAAACGACGGAATTGTGAGAAACGGTGGAACGAATGGTTGCAGGGAATATTGGGGGAATTGGTGGCCgtcggtggcggtggcggtggcagACGAATGGTTGCAAGTATACACAGATCTCATAATTTGTTAGGGTTTATATCGGATAAAGTTGTGGATATTAATATTGGGGGCGTTGGTGgccgccggtggcggtggcggagTAGTGGTTTGTAGTTGTCGAATATTATCGCTGGAGAGAGGTGCTGGTGATGGTGGTCGTGTGGTTGAGAGAGAGATACGGGAGTGAGAGAGAGATAGATGAGGAAGAGAGGAGATAACCAGTGTGtgagataatatatatatatatatatatatatatatatatatatatatatatatatatatatatatatatatatatatatatattaataaaaaataatatgtaGGCGTATTTTAGTCTTTTAATGAAAAACTAACAGAAAATtcaaacaaagttaaaaaattggactcaaatggttaagaaaagtggctatagggactcagggcgttaaacattttgattttataATCAAGTGCTTAAAACCagtaaaacacagggactcaaaaagtaatttaccctaaaatatatatacttcactcacatcaagtttttggcgctgttGCTAGGGACGTAACATGTCTTGAGAACGATTTGAGTTACTTACTTTGTAATTTGTGAAAATTGTATAATGTTTTTTCTCGGCTTAGGAAGATCGGGAACCCCAATAGATTACGTGCCTCTGCAAAGCGTTTTCCGCCGCCGGTTGATACTAAAGTGACAAACAACAATATCATGACAAACAACAATAATACCTACTTGAAGTCAAAAGTGATTCAACAATACATCTATATCATATACTAATGAAACAAGAAATTGATATATAAATCACATACAATGAAACAATGGGAAAGCTGGAAATGATGACAACCATAGCAGTAGTTTTAGTGAAGTAAAAGTTATACAAGGGATCACAAAAGCAGTTCTCTATGGATGAGGTAGGGAAGGAATAGGAAAGTCCTTGGGCAACTCAGGAATGGTGGGTTTAGGCAGTTCATGGACTTCTGGAACCTTTGGTACTTCGGGTTTTGGAAGAGTTGGAAGCTCTGGCTTTGGAATTTCAGGAAATGTAGGCTTGGGAAGCTCGGGAATGGTGGGCTTTGGAAGCTCAGGAACTTCTGGCTTCTGTACCACGGGGACCTCGGGCTTTGGAACCTCGGGAAGTGTAGGCTTGGGAATCTCAGGAATGGTAGGCTTCGGAAGCTCTGGAACTTCAGGCTTTGGAACCACAGGGACCTCAGGCTTTGGAACCTCGGGAAGAATAGGCTTGGGAATCTCAGGAATGGTAGGCTTTGGAAGCTCTGGAACTTCAGGCTTTGGAACCTCGGGAAGTGTAGGCTTGGGAATCTCCGGAATAATGGGTTTTGGAAGCTCAGGAAGTGTAGGCTTCGGAATCACAGGAAGTGTCGGCTTTGGAATCTCTGGAAGTGTCGGCTTAGGAAGATCGGGAACCTCCAAAAGATTACGTGCCTCTGCAAAGCGTTTTCCGCCGCCGGTTGATACTAAAGTGACAAACAACAATATCATGATGAACGAACTACCCTTGTAACAGGCCATTGATGTTATGAAAGGAGGAGATTAGAGCAGTATGAAGCTAGGAAAATATTTTAAG
It encodes:
- the LOC110871744 gene encoding protein PELPK1-like, yielding MACYKGSSFIMILLFVTLVSTGGGKRFAEARNLLEVPDLPKPTLPEIPKPTLPVIPKPTLPELPKPIIPEIPKPTLPEVPKPEVPELPKPTIPEIPKPILPEVPKPEVPVVPKPEVPELPKPTIPEIPKPTLPEVPKPEVPVVQKPEVPELPKPTIPELPKPTFPEIPKPELPTLPKPEVPKVPEVHELPKPTIPELPKDFPIPSLPHP